The region GGTGTAGTGCTTGGTGATAATATTAAAGATAATCTTGATGAATTAATTAATGAAGGCGCAAAATTAAAAAATATGGAAACAGATGAACCAATTGAATTGGTTAAAGATAAAATTTTAAGTGCAAATGTTTACTTTGGTGCCTTCCCGATCGTAGAAGCACTTGAAAAAGGTGCTGATATTATTATTACCGGAAGAACAACAGATACAGGATTAACTCTTGCTCCGATGATTTATGAATTTGGCTGGAAAAAAACTGACTACGATTTGCTTTCTGCCGGTACTGTTGCCGGGCATATACTGGAATGTGGTGCCCAATCAAGCGGCGGAAATTTTTTAGGTGATTGGCAATCAATACCAAATTTTGCCGAGATTGGATTTCCAATTGCAGAAGCTTATCCCAACGGTAATGTAATTATAACAAAGCATCCGAATACAGGAGGCAGAGTTTCATTTGAAACAGTTGCAGAACAATTACTTTATGAAATAGGTGATCCGAAATCTTATATCACTCCGGATTGTGTTGCTGATTTTACATCTATTAAACTGCAGGATCTGGGAAATGATAAAGTAAAAGTATTTGATGTTAAAGGTTTCCCCGAAACTCAATTCTACAAGGTTTCATGTTCCTATGCTGATGGTTTCAGTGCAATATCTTCGTTAACTTATTCCTGGCCACAGGCACTTACTAAAGCAAAAGCCGCTGATGAAATTTTACGCAAGCGATTAGCTAATCTTAATTTGCAGTTTGATGAAATAAGAACAGAGTTTGTAGGTTACAATTCTACTCACGGACCATTAGCTAAAGAACTTGATGAAGAAGAAATAAATGAAATCGTTTTAAGAATTGGTGTAAGATCGCATGATTACAGCTCTGTAGAAAGATTTGGTAAGGAGATTGCTCCGCTTATTTTAACAGGACCGCCAAGCGTTACCGGTTTTGCCGGAGGAAGGCCTAAGCCTAGCGAAGTTGTTGCTTATTGGCCTGCACTTATTGATAACAAATTTGTAAAACCTATAATCACAATTATGGAGTTATAAATGAGGAAAATTAAGTTGATTGAAATAGCTCATGGAAGAAGCGGCGACAAAGGTGATGCTGCTAATGTAGGTATAATTGCATATGATGATAATGGATATAATTTTATCAATAAATATCTTACTGCAGAAAAAGTTAAAAAACATTTTGAAGGAATATGCTTTGGCAAAGTTGAAAGGTTTGAATTACCAAACCTAAGAGCCTTGAATTTTTTGTTGCACAATACTCTTGGAGGAGGTGGAACAGTTTCACTAAAACACGATGCACAGGGAAAAACTTTAGCAGCAGCTTTACTCAGAATGGAATTAGAAATTGAAAATAATAATTTGGAGATATAATGTACGAAGAAGAGATTAAATCGTTGAATAATTATAAAGTTAGGATAGATAATTTACGGAGCTATCTTTGACGTTGACCGCAAAATAGCTAAGACCGAAGAACTTCATAGAAAAACTGAAGAACCCAATTTCTGGAACGATCAACTGAATGCACAAAAAATTCTTCAGGAGATTAAAACGCTTCAAACCTGGATTGACCTCTGGAAATCAGTTAACAAAAAAGCTGAAGAGGTTGATGAACTTATTCAACTTGCACAGATGGATGATGATGAAACTCTTTACGATGAGGTAAATGCAGAATTAGATAAATTAGATAAGGCAATTGAAGATGCTGAGTTTAAAAATATGCTCAGTGGAAAAGATGATAATAAAAACTGCATATTAACTATTCATTCCGGTGCAGGTGGAACTGAAGCGCAGGATTGGGCTGATATGCTACTGAGGATGTATTTAAGATATGGTGAACAGAATGGATTTAAAATGACTATTCTTGATATGCTGGATGGTGATGGAGCGGGGATTAAATCAGCAACAGTTGAAGTTGAAGGTGAATATGCTTATGGCTATCTTAAAGCTGAAAACGGAGTTCATCGCTTAGTCAGAATTTCTCCATTCGATTCAAATAAAAGGAGACACACTTCTTTTGCTTCTGTATTTGTAATTCCGGAAATTGATGATACAATAGAGATTGATATAAATCCTGCTGATCTTAGAATTGATACTTATCGTTCCGGTGGTAAAGGCGGACAAAATGTAAACAAGGTTGAAACTGCTGTTAGAATTACTCATATCCCGACTGGAATAGTTGCTGCTTGCCAAACTGAACGATCTCAGCTTCAGAACAGAACAAATGCTATGAAACTTTTAAAATCAAGGTTATATCAGTTAGAATTAGATAAGCAAGCCGCTGAACAAGATGAAATTGAAAAGAATAAAATGAAAATTGAATGGGGCAGCCAGATAAGAAGTTATGTTTTTCATCCATACAATTTGGTAAAAGATCACAGAACTGATGAAGAAACTTCTGATGTACAGGGAGTGATGGATGGTGAGCTCGAAAGATTTATTAAAGCTTACTTGTTAAAAAATAATAACCAGTAACTTTTTTACAAAGTTTTATGAAATATACTCTTCTTTTAATATTCATTTTATATGTGATTGTTTTATCACTTTTCTCAAAAGGTAATTTTCCAGATTCTGAATTTAACAACTCATATTTCCCATATCTGTCAGAAAGACCATTAACTGAAGATGGGTTTTATTCATTAAAGATTGCATGGAATATTGGAACAGGGAAGGGAATAACTTATAACTTTAATCAACCGACAACCGGTTTCCAGCCATTATATGTTTTTCTGCTTTCATTATTTGCTTTTATCATCTCTGATTTTGGAGGTGATAAAATTACTTTTTTGCGTTTTGTAATTCTGATCTCAGGTTTTACTGCATTGTTGTTATCATTTTTCATCTATCACTTAACAAAGCAGTTTGAAAGGAAAGAACATCATAATATTCTGTTGATCATAATATTACTGCTGGTTCTTTTTAATTTTAAAATACTTCTTAACCTGTTCAATGGATTGGAAACAGGGATATATTTGACTTTTCTTGTTCTTGCGATGATTCTGACTAAAAAAATTACTGAACAAAAGAAAAATTTAAGTCAGATATCTCTATTTGGATTTGTACTTGGATTAACAGTTTTAGCAAGAATTGATTTTATACTTATTGCTGTATCGGTACTATTTACTTTATTGTTTACCGGAGCTTTAGGCAAAAAAGAATTTGCTCTGATTTTGCTGATATTATTTCTCACTATTCTTCCATGGTTTTGTTTTGTTTTTATTACTCAACAAAGTATAATCCCTTCTTCTGCATCTGTTCAAACAGGATTGATAAGTATAGAGTTTTCATATCGTATTGATCAGTTCTTTTATTCGATATTTAGTAATTATCTACCATGGCTGCATTCTGGTTATACTCAATCGGTAATAATTTATTTCTTTACACTAATCTTCATCGGATATTTGTACAAATACCAAAAAGTATTCGTTAAAAAGTTTTTTGAAATACCGGTTATAAAATTCTGGTCTGTTGCAATCTTTATTATTTCAGTTGTGTACTTACTATTTGCATCGCAACCATATTTCTTTTTCAGATATTTATCTGTCCATATATTGATTGCCATACCATTTTTAGCTTTACTGATTTTAAATTTACTTGAAAACAGAACAACAAAAATCAAATACAGCTTTATAACAATCGTTGTGCTGGTATTCTTCTTAAATACCGGATATTATTTCCATTATCCAAAACAGATAACCAGTTTAGCTTTAAGAACATCTTTTTTAAAAGAAAACAATTTTAATAACGAAAAAGTCGGAATGGCTCAAAGCGGAATATCAGGATTTTTTTTCGATAACGTTATAAATCTTGATGGTAAGGTTAACGACAAAGCATTAAATGCAGTTAAAGGTAATTATTTATATAACTATATTGCTAGCGAGAATATTTCCATACTGATTGAATGGAAGGAGTGGTTTGACGGTATATCTTCATCTGATCTGAAGCAGGATTGGCAAATATTTGATAAGCAAATTAAAGACAATAAAACTTTGGTAATGATAAAAAAATAAAATCTTTTTACTTTGCCTTTAAGTTATACTGATTTGCAAGATTTTTTAATCTTCTTGGATAGTCGGTTTGCATTCCATTTATCCCCGATTTAATCAAGCATTCCATTTCACGTTTATCATTAATTGTACACCCGATAAGAAAATCTATTTTCTGTGTATTCAAAGTTCTATTCAGTTTTAATCTCCTCCTAACATCGTACCAAATAACTCTTCTAAAAGTCATCCAACTAGCAATAGTAATTTGACGCGGTCTCATTATAATTGCAACATTGTTATTATTTTTGGCGGCAACCTTAATTGTGCTGTGTATTTTGGGCATAAAGATAAAACCTGGCGGGATTTCAACATCCAAGCTATAATTTAAGTCCGGGTATTTACTTTTTGCAATTTCCAGTACTTCTGGAAAGAAAGTTTCAACTATAAAGTTAGTCTTCAAATTGAATTCATTCTTATACGTATCTAATTGTTCAAGGATAACTAAAATTAATTCTTTTTCATCTTTAGGAACTTTTATATCAAGAAAGACAAATTGTACTTGGGGTTTCTCTTTAAGCCAGATAATAAACTCTTTTAAAGTCGGGATATGTGCATTGACGGGAAATGATTCACCTTTTTTAATATAGTTAAAATGTTTTCGCATCTCCTGTAAAGTCAACTCTGATGTTTTATTTCTAAATCCACTAAACGGTGCAGGAAAATCAGGTTTGTAAGCTACTTCTGGTTCAAGACCTTTTTCTCTTAATAACGCTACTAAATCATCCGGATTCCAATCATGCCAAAGTATAACCACGTTATCTTTTGTTATACAAATATCAACTTCAAGTGAATTTGCACCTTCTCTGACAGCACGCTCGAAAGAGGGAATAGTATTTTCTGGTTCATTAACCGGAGATCCGCGATGCCCGCAAATCAGAAATAGATTATCTCTATCAACTTTAGAATAACTTATCGGACAAAATCTAAAAAGTTCTTTAAACCATATCAGATATTTTAATAGTCTTCGTTTTAAACTTGCCATAATTATGTTTTATTGTGATTTTGCATTCAAAATTATTGCATTAAAGTATCAGATAAAAATAAATCATTTACATTGTGAAAAAGAAAAAGAAGTTAACCCAGAAAAAGGATCAAACACACAAAGATTTTTTTAATAAAGTTTATAAGATCACAAAAAAGATTCCTTATGGTAAAGTAACAACTTATGGCGACATCGCTGAAGCTTGTGGGATTCGTTCTGCTGCAAGAACAGTTGGCTGGGCATTAAACGGTTGTGCATCTGATATTCCGGCTCACCGTGTTGTCAATCGTTATGGAGCATTAACAGGAAAATTTCATTTTGGAGATCCCAATCTGATGGAAGAACTTTTACGAAGCGAAGGAATTGAGTTTGATGAAAAAGGCTGTGTAAGACTGGATAAGCATCTTTGGAAACCAAAGAAAAAGTGATAATTGATTGATTGCAAATATTTAATTAACTAACTTTTACAGTGTATTATTGTATTTAGATAAACTGATTTAAGACTTTTAACATATCCGTTTTAGATTTTAATAAATTCAATATCTTATCTTTTCAGAGGGGTTCTTATGAAACACATTATTTTTAGTGCGGTTATTAGTATTGCAATAGTATTTAGCTGTTCATTTAATAATGTTGAAGTAATTTCATTTTCACCGCAAGGAAAAATTGAACAACTTTCAAATTTTACTATTGAATTTTCACACGATCTTGCGCCTGCAGAATTGATCGGTCAATGGATTGATACCAAATTTATAGAATTTGAACCGCAGATTAATGGCAAATTTATGTGGTCCTCAGCTAATACATTAGTGTTTTCTGCTGAAAGCCAGCTGAGTCCAATCCAAAAATACACTGCTATTATAACCGATAAGGTATTATTCAATACAAAACTAAACTCAGATTTTAAAAAATTTTCATTTAACACTCCGGATTTTGATGTAAATAAAGTAGAGTATTTCTGGACAAATATTCCTCATCAGGATTATAAACTAAGTGTTCAGGCAAACATTGTTTTTAATTATCCAGTTGATCCAAAAAAATTACAAGGTATGATCGAAGTAAAAAATGATGGACAAGTGATAGATAATTATCAGATAGTTTCTGAACAGATTTCAGATGTCATAGCAGTAAATTTTGGTGAAGTTAAACAGAAAGATAAAAAACAATTATTCAGTATAAAGATTAAAAAAGGTTTGTATTCTGTCTATGGAAAGAAACCCTTAGAGGATGAAAGAACTTTTGACAGTGAATTACCGCCGATTACAAAACTGGTTATTACTGATGTTACCTCAGGATTTTCTGGTGAAACTCCCTGGATAGAGATATATACTACTCAGAAAGTTGAAGAAAATATAAAATCATTTATTGTATTAGAACCTAAAATTGATTTTGATATAATGATTAATGATAACAACATCAGATTGGAATTACTAAAATTTACTCAGCAAAATGTTAGCCTTACAATTAAGTCCGGTATGCCTGGATTATACGGCGGAAAACTCGAAAGTGAATTTAGCCAGGATATTGTTTTAGCTAATGTTACACCTTCACTCAGATTCAATGATCAACATGGGCTGTATCTTTTAAGAGGCGGAAGTCAGAAACTTGTTATAGATGCTGTAAATGTAAAAGAGATGGAAGTAACTTACTTGCAGGTGTTTGATAATAATCTTATACACTTCTTGAATGGCAGCTATTCCGGTAATTATTACGGTGGCGATTATTATTATGACAGCTATTATGATGATAGTTATGATGATGATCAATATGATTATACTGATTACTATTACTCCAGTGGTAACTCATATTCAATTGGAAATTATGGCAAACAAATCTTTACTGAAAAAGTTAAAATAGATAACAAAAATAATCTCCTCACTAAAGTTAATCTTGATATAAAAGAGAAACTTAATAAACAGTTTAAAGGCATCTATGTTATTACAGTAAGGTCAGCTGATAAAAGATATATAAGTGATTCTAAAATAATTTCACTATCAAATCTCGGAATAATTGCAAAAAGTGTCAGCGATGAGATAATTGTATTTGTGAATCAGATTAACACCACAGAAAGTGTAAGCGGCGCCACTGTAAAAATTATTTCAAGAAATAATCAGAAATTATTTGAAGGTATTACTGATAGAAATGGAATTTTAAAATGCAATTTAAAAGATGAATCAATAAAGGGGTTTGAACCTTCTTTAGTTATTGTGGAAAAAGATGATGATTATAATTTCCTGAACTTCAGTAAAACAAAAGTGAATACTTCCAGATTTGATGTTGGCGGTTTATCAACGCCCCAGGCTGATTATAAATTATTTCTATACGGTACTAGAAATCTTTACAGACCTGGCGATGACGTGAATATCTCAGGTATTTTGAGAAATGAAAAATTTGAAATAATTAAAGACTTCCCTTTAATTATTAAGATTATTAATCCCTCGGGAAAAATTTTTGATGAATTTAAAAAAGACATTGATGAGCAGGGTGCCTTTGATCTGAAATTTAATCTGCCTGTATTTGCTCAAACTGGTCAATATGCTGCTGAAGTTTACTCAGGAAGCAAACAATTTATCGAGTCTTATTATTTTAGTACCGAAGAATTTGTTCCGGATAAAATACGTGCTGATGTTAAAACCGATAAACAGAAATATTTACCCAATGGAATAGTTAATTTATCAATTGTGGCAGAATATCTTTATGGCGCAAAAGGTTCTGGATTAGATTACCAGATTTATTACAAGTTCAGTCATCTGCCTTATAAAAGCAAAAATTACCCCGTCTATAGTTTCAGTAGAACATCAATAAAAAATTCTTCTATGAATGATATTAATGTAGAAGGAAAACTTGATGAAGACGGTAAAGCGACTGATAAACTTCAGATACCTGATAAACTAAGCAGCAGCGGATATATAAATACAACTGCTTTTGTAAGTGTTTTTGATCCTACAGGGAGAACCATTAACAGGTCTGTTGATTTTAGTATTTACACCAGAGATTATTTTATTGGTATAAAACCAGGTGGAGATTACTTCAATGTAAATGAAAAAATTAATTTTGATCTTATTGCTGTTAATTCCAATGATCAGATAATTCAAGGTTTTAGTGCTAAAGCAAAACTCTTTAAACTTGAGTGGCAGACAGTATTAAAAAAAGATGGCTCAGGAAAATATTATTATACTTCAGAAGAAAAATATATCAGTGAGTGGGAAAAAGAGATATCAATAAGTGAAAAAACTCAGTTTAGTTTTAAAGTAAGCAAATCCGGAAAGTATGAGTTAAGAGTTTATAAAAAAGATAGCGACGAGTTTGTAGCCCGGAATTTTTATGCCTGGGGATGGGGCAGTTCAACATCAACTTCATTTAAAGTTGATAGAGAAGGCAGAGTTGAAATTACACCCGATAAAAAGGAATATCAGCCCGGTGAAACAGCTAAACTTCTATTTACATGTCCGTTTTCAGGTAAAATGTTAGTAACGCTCGAGAGAAATAATGTTTATTCTTATGAATACGTTGATGTTAAAAATAAATCTGTCGAGTTAAGTGTTAAACTAAAAGATGAATTTATGCCGAATGTGTATGTAACAGCTACACTATTTAAGGAGCATTCATCTGATCAGGAATCACCATTATTTGTTGGTCATGGATTTACTTCTTTAGGTGTAATTAAAAATGAAAATAAAATTGATATTAAGATCAATGCACCTGATAAGATTAAACCAAATGTAACCCAGACTATAACCATAAAGACCAATCAGTCAAAAAAATTGAAAGTAACATTGGCTGCTGTTGATGAAGGTATTTTACAGATAAAAAATTATGAAACTCCGGATCCTTTTGAATTTATGTTTGCAAAAAGACCTCTAGGTGTTTCATCTTATGATCTTTACGAATTGCTGTTACCGGAGTTCAAAAAATCATCATCAACCGGCGGTGACGGAACTGAAAGCCCATTAGAGAAAAGAGTAAATCCGATAACAGTTAAAAGATTTAAACTTCTTTCATACTGGAGCGGAATAAAAACAACAGGTAATGACGGGAATATCAATATTCCTGTTTACATTCCGCAGTTTAACGGAAATGTAAGGCTGATGGTAGTTGCTTATTCTGATCAAAGTTTTGGAAGTGCAGAAAAAAATATGCTTGTTGCTGATGATATAATAATTGAACCGCAGGTTCCGAGAACGTTATCACAAAATGATAAACTAAATTCAGTTGTTACTTTACTTAATACAACAGACAATGAAAAGAATATTAAGATAAATCTGAATGTTGAAGGACCATTAAAAATTGATGGTGAATCACAAATGAATGTAAAGATTAAACCAAAGTCTTCTGCATTTGTTTCATTTGGGATTAATGCACAATCCGAAATCGGAGCTGCTAAAATTATCTTTACTGTAACCGGAGATGCAAAAGCTAAAGAAGAAATTGATATTGCTGTTAAACCAATATCTCCTTTGTATGTTGAATCAGGAAACGGAAGTATAAAAGCAGGTGAAACTAAAGTTATAAACATCCCTAAAGATTTTCTTGCCAATACTCAAAATACAATGCTTACTATCAGTAAGTTTCCGGCAATTAAATTTGCTAAACAGTTAAAAGCACTGATTGGCTATCCTTATGGTTGTGCCGAGCAAACTGTCTCGAGACTTTTTCCACAACTGTATTTTGAAGATCTTGCAAAACTTGCTGCGCCGGAATATTACAAAACAACTAATCCTGTTTATTATGTAAAAGAGGGAATTAAGAAAATTGAGTCAATGCAGTTATATGATGGTTCGATAGCGTATTGGCAGGGAGATAATTACTCAAATTGGTGGGCAACTGTTTATGCAGCTCATTTTCTTATCGAAGCCCGTAAAGCCAAGTATAATGTTTCTGAGACTGTCTTAAATAATCTTTTATCGTATATCGGCAAAAAAGCAAAAGAGCCATCAACCTATGATTATGTAACTTATTCAGTTGAAAACAAAAGGACAATAACAAAGATTGCCAGTAAAGAAATACTTTATTCACTTTATGTTCTTGCCCTTGCTAAAAAAGAAGATATCTCTACAATGAACTATTACAAAGCCAGGATGCATCTTCTTTCTGAAGATTCAAAATATTTACTTGCCGGATCTTATGCTGCAATAGGTAAATGGAATTCTTACTATGAAATTATTCCTAATTCATTTCAATCTGTTCATCCTGAAAGAACTATGGGTGGCAGCTTTGATTCTGATGTAAGAGCAAATGCAATTATGTTAAACGTTTTACTGGATACCGAGCCTTCAAATAAACTAGTTCCGACAATAACTAAATATCTGGTAAACAAGATTGATAGAGCATACTCAACACAAGAAAACGCATTTGTATTTTTAGCTCTTGGTAAAGCCGCAAGAAATGTTTCAGCAACTGATATGAAAATTGATGTCATTGTTAATGATAAAGTTATTAAATCTTACACCGGCAGTGATATTAATATAAAAGATGCTGCATTAAACCAGGCTAAGGTTACACTGAAAGCCAGTGGAAAAGGAGAATTATTTTATTTCTGGAGTACTGAAGGGATAAAACTTAATCAAAAAGTAAAAGAAGAAGATTCAAATCTAAGAGTCAGAAGAGAGTATTATAGCTTCAAAACAAAATCTCATATAACAAACAGTAACTTTACACAAGGCGAATTGATAATATGTAAAATTTCTATAACGGGAATTGATAAAAGTGCAGAAAATGTTGTAATAACTGATATAGTTCCGGCAGGATTTGAAATTGATAATCCGAGACTCGGTACAAGCACAAAACTTGATTGGGTATCAAAATTCCCGATGAGAATTAATTCACTTGATATTAGGGATGACCGGTTGATTATCTTCACTAATGCTGAAACAAGATGGACTGAGTATTTCTATTTATTGAGAGCTGTAAGTCAGGGGACTTTTCAGTTACCGGTAATTGGTGCTGAAGCAATGTATGACAGAGATTATCACTCTTATAACGGTGCAGGCACAATTAAAGTTAATGCAAAGAATTAATCAAATTATTGGTTAAGCAGGATATTTATGGATTATACTGCTTTCATTAAAAAAGCTTTTGATACGAGTAAGAAAAAAAAACTATTCTTATTAATATTATTTCTGATAGTTTTCCTTTTCTTACTCGACTTATTATTTCCGTTACCTGATTTAAAACCATATTCAAAAGCTATTTATGCTTCTGATGGAACTCTTTTAACTGCATATCTTACTGAAGATCATAAGTGGAGGTTAAGAACAAATATTGAGGATGTTTCACCTGATCTTATCAAAGCAATAATTACCAAAGAGGACAAGAACTTCTTTTTTCACAGGGGTGTTGATTTTTTTGCAATTATAAGATCCGGGATAAAAAATTTAACTCAAGGTAAAGTTGTAACGGGTGCATCAACAATTACAATGCAGGTTGTAAGGATCCTTGAACCGAAAAAGCGAACGATCATCAATAAGATGTTAGAAGCACTCAGATCAATTCAATTTGAGGTTCATTACTCAAAAAAAGAAATACTAAGTATTTATCTCAGTCATCTTCCTTTGGGAGGAAATATTGAAGGTGTAAAATCAGCCTCCTTTTTTTATTTCAATCATCCCCCAAATACTTTAAGTCTTTCACAGGCAATATTGATTTCAATCATTCCTGCTAACCCGAATAAACTACGTCTTGATAGAATAAATAATGGTGTTGGTGCACAGCGGGATTATTGGATCAAGAGATTTATGAAGTTAAATATCTTCAGTCAAACTGATTTGAAAGATGCACTTAATGAGCCGATTGTTCAGAAGAGATATAACATGAGAAATTATGCGCCTCATTTTTCTAATTATGTTAAGAATTATAATAAGGAAGAAGATGATGAGGTGTTTTCAACATTGAACCTTAACGTACAAAAAATAACAGAAAATATTTTATTTAATTACATAAACAGGATACGTGATAAAAATATTTCTAACGGAGCTGTAATTGTAGTTGATAATATGAAATCTGAAGTGGTTGCTTATTGTGGTTCAGCAGCTTTTTTTGATAAACAAAATCAAGGAGAAGTTAACGGGATTTTAGCTGTACGATCTCCAGGTTCTACATTAAAACCTGCATTATATGCCGAGGCGATTGAACAGGGTTTTTTAACTACTGGTACAAAAATGCTTGATGTTCCTATGGAATTTGGCGGATATGAACCGGAGAATTTTAATCAGAAATTTAACGGAATGGTAACAGCACAATATGCGCTTGTAAATTCGCTAAACATTCCAGCAGTAAATCTGCTAAATGAAATAGGTGTAAATAAATTTATTGAGCTATTAAATAGCCTTGAATTCAAAAAACTGAATTCACAAAAAAATAAATTAGGATTATCAATGATACTCGGCGGTTGTGGTGTAACCCTGGAAGAGCTTACAAATCTATATTCAACTTTTGGAAGAAAGGGAATATTTAAAACACTTAAATACACAAAAACACAGAATGATGATGAGACAAAAAGAATTTTCTCGGAAGAAACAAATTATCTAATAGCAGATATACTTTCAGGGCTAAGCCGTAATGATATAAATGCCGGAATTGATTTTTCTAAACTGCCAAAATTTGCATGGAAAACAGGAACATCTTATGGTAAAAGAGATGCCTGGTCTGCCGGTTTTAATCCAAATTATACGATAGTTGTTTGGGTTGGTAATTTTAATAATGATGGATCACCTTTTTTGATTGGTGCAGATGCAGCATTACCTTTATTAGCAGAGTTGTTTAATGCAATTGATTATAACAGTGGAATTAAATGGTTTGATAAACCTGAAAAAGTTATTACCCGGAAAGTCTGCTCTGAATCAGGGCTGCTGCCTTTGCAATTTTGTAAAGAACAGATAAACGATATTGCTATTGAAGACCGCTCTCATAATTCTTATTGTGATATTCATCAGGAAGTATTTGTAAATGAAGAAGAGAGTATTCAATATTGTTTTGAGTGTTTACCCACTAGTAATTATAAAAAGAAAATTTATACAGTTTACAAAGTAGAATATCAAGACTTTATCAAAAAGCAGTTTATTAATTATGATAAAGTTCCATTTCATAATCCTGAATGTGCAAGATTAAAATATGACGGTGAACTTAAAATAATTTCTCCATCTGAGAATTTTGAATACTTTATTGATCGGAATGATCCGCAGGAAATTACTCTACAAGCTGTTGCAGATTATAAGGCAAAACAAGTTTACTGGTATGTTGATGACAAATTAATCAGAAGAGCAAGTTCTTCAGAAAAGGTGTTTCACAGATTTGATGAAGGAAAACATAC is a window of Ignavibacterium sp. DNA encoding:
- a CDS encoding MG2 domain-containing protein, which gives rise to MKHIIFSAVISIAIVFSCSFNNVEVISFSPQGKIEQLSNFTIEFSHDLAPAELIGQWIDTKFIEFEPQINGKFMWSSANTLVFSAESQLSPIQKYTAIITDKVLFNTKLNSDFKKFSFNTPDFDVNKVEYFWTNIPHQDYKLSVQANIVFNYPVDPKKLQGMIEVKNDGQVIDNYQIVSEQISDVIAVNFGEVKQKDKKQLFSIKIKKGLYSVYGKKPLEDERTFDSELPPITKLVITDVTSGFSGETPWIEIYTTQKVEENIKSFIVLEPKIDFDIMINDNNIRLELLKFTQQNVSLTIKSGMPGLYGGKLESEFSQDIVLANVTPSLRFNDQHGLYLLRGGSQKLVIDAVNVKEMEVTYLQVFDNNLIHFLNGSYSGNYYGGDYYYDSYYDDSYDDDQYDYTDYYYSSGNSYSIGNYGKQIFTEKVKIDNKNNLLTKVNLDIKEKLNKQFKGIYVITVRSADKRYISDSKIISLSNLGIIAKSVSDEIIVFVNQINTTESVSGATVKIISRNNQKLFEGITDRNGILKCNLKDESIKGFEPSLVIVEKDDDYNFLNFSKTKVNTSRFDVGGLSTPQADYKLFLYGTRNLYRPGDDVNISGILRNEKFEIIKDFPLIIKIINPSGKIFDEFKKDIDEQGAFDLKFNLPVFAQTGQYAAEVYSGSKQFIESYYFSTEEFVPDKIRADVKTDKQKYLPNGIVNLSIVAEYLYGAKGSGLDYQIYYKFSHLPYKSKNYPVYSFSRTSIKNSSMNDINVEGKLDEDGKATDKLQIPDKLSSSGYINTTAFVSVFDPTGRTINRSVDFSIYTRDYFIGIKPGGDYFNVNEKINFDLIAVNSNDQIIQGFSAKAKLFKLEWQTVLKKDGSGKYYYTSEEKYISEWEKEISISEKTQFSFKVSKSGKYELRVYKKDSDEFVARNFYAWGWGSSTSTSFKVDREGRVEITPDKKEYQPGETAKLLFTCPFSGKMLVTLERNNVYSYEYVDVKNKSVELSVKLKDEFMPNVYVTATLFKEHSSDQESPLFVGHGFTSLGVIKNENKIDIKINAPDKIKPNVTQTITIKTNQSKKLKVTLAAVDEGILQIKNYETPDPFEFMFAKRPLGVSSYDLYELLLPEFKKSSSTGGDGTESPLEKRVNPITVKRFKLLSYWSGIKTTGNDGNINIPVYIPQFNGNVRLMVVAYSDQSFGSAEKNMLVADDIIIEPQVPRTLSQNDKLNSVVTLLNTTDNEKNIKINLNVEGPLKIDGESQMNVKIKPKSSAFVSFGINAQSEIGAAKIIFTVTGDAKAKEEIDIAVKPISPLYVESGNGSIKAGETKVINIPKDFLANTQNTMLTISKFPAIKFAKQLKALIGYPYGCAEQTVSRLFPQLYFEDLAKLAAPEYYKTTNPVYYVKEGIKKIESMQLYDGSIAYWQGDNYSNWWATVYAAHFLIEARKAKYNVSETVLNNLLSYIGKKAKEPSTYDYVTYSVENKRTITKIASKEILYSLYVLALAKKEDISTMNYYKARMHLLSEDSKYLLAGSYAAIGKWNSYYEIIPNSFQSVHPERTMGGSFDSDVRANAIMLNVLLDTEPSNKLVPTITKYLVNKIDRAYSTQENAFVFLALGKAARNVSATDMKIDVIVNDKVIKSYTGSDINIKDAALNQAKVTLKASGKGELFYFWSTEGIKLNQKVKEEDSNLRVRREYYSFKTKSHITNSNFTQGELIICKISITGIDKSAENVVITDIVPAGFEIDNPRLGTSTKLDWVSKFPMRINSLDIRDDRLIIFTNAETRWTEYFYLLRAVSQGTFQLPVIGAEAMYDRDYHSYNGAGTIKVNAKN
- the pbpC gene encoding penicillin-binding protein 1C, whose protein sequence is MDYTAFIKKAFDTSKKKKLFLLILFLIVFLFLLDLLFPLPDLKPYSKAIYASDGTLLTAYLTEDHKWRLRTNIEDVSPDLIKAIITKEDKNFFFHRGVDFFAIIRSGIKNLTQGKVVTGASTITMQVVRILEPKKRTIINKMLEALRSIQFEVHYSKKEILSIYLSHLPLGGNIEGVKSASFFYFNHPPNTLSLSQAILISIIPANPNKLRLDRINNGVGAQRDYWIKRFMKLNIFSQTDLKDALNEPIVQKRYNMRNYAPHFSNYVKNYNKEEDDEVFSTLNLNVQKITENILFNYINRIRDKNISNGAVIVVDNMKSEVVAYCGSAAFFDKQNQGEVNGILAVRSPGSTLKPALYAEAIEQGFLTTGTKMLDVPMEFGGYEPENFNQKFNGMVTAQYALVNSLNIPAVNLLNEIGVNKFIELLNSLEFKKLNSQKNKLGLSMILGGCGVTLEELTNLYSTFGRKGIFKTLKYTKTQNDDETKRIFSEETNYLIADILSGLSRNDINAGIDFSKLPKFAWKTGTSYGKRDAWSAGFNPNYTIVVWVGNFNNDGSPFLIGADAALPLLAELFNAIDYNSGIKWFDKPEKVITRKVCSESGLLPLQFCKEQINDIAIEDRSHNSYCDIHQEVFVNEEESIQYCFECLPTSNYKKKIYTVYKVEYQDFIKKQFINYDKVPFHNPECARLKYDGELKIISPSENFEYFIDRNDPQEITLQAVADYKAKQVYWYVDDKLIRRASSSEKVFHRFDEGKHTIVCMDDQGRSVKIVINVKKY